A genomic stretch from Desulfohalobium retbaense DSM 5692 includes:
- the miaA gene encoding tRNA (adenosine(37)-N6)-dimethylallyltransferase MiaA — translation MTMVDRPEPPPIVCVVGPTGTGKNRLALHLAQSLDIAIVNADSRQVYRDFPVVTAQPDAQEQSVCPHYLYGFLPTSDKVDAGSFVRMAREVIAEVLDNGRLPVLVGGTGLYLRALVHGLAPTPPIPESIRKKVASVVRHRGRQWAHRVLSRLDPEWAAKVHPNDRQRVTRGLEVRLATGTPLSQWHRQQTRTPRYNALTLGLDTDLAALTPRLESRIRRMLDAGAEDEAHRAWARCPDPDAPGWTGIGCAELLAMIRGQLSREEACRLWLQNTRAYAKRQMTWFRKESEVFWVQPDARQWPLELVSDWLQSARG, via the coding sequence ATGACCATGGTTGACAGACCGGAGCCACCACCGATTGTGTGTGTTGTCGGCCCTACGGGGACCGGAAAGAACCGGCTTGCCCTGCATTTGGCCCAGTCCCTGGATATCGCGATTGTCAATGCCGATTCCCGCCAAGTGTATCGGGATTTTCCTGTCGTTACCGCCCAGCCTGATGCCCAGGAGCAGTCGGTGTGCCCCCATTATCTGTACGGATTTCTCCCGACCTCGGACAAGGTCGATGCCGGGTCGTTCGTGCGCATGGCCCGGGAGGTCATTGCCGAGGTCCTCGACAACGGCCGTCTGCCAGTGTTGGTCGGAGGAACTGGGCTGTATTTGCGGGCCCTGGTCCACGGTTTGGCACCGACCCCTCCCATACCCGAGTCCATTCGCAAAAAAGTTGCTTCTGTGGTCAGGCATCGAGGGCGGCAATGGGCCCATCGGGTCCTGAGCCGGCTTGATCCCGAGTGGGCGGCCAAAGTCCATCCCAACGACCGGCAACGGGTGACCCGGGGGCTTGAGGTCCGTCTGGCCACAGGGACGCCGTTGAGCCAATGGCATCGGCAACAGACTCGAACCCCGCGCTACAATGCCTTGACTTTGGGGTTGGATACGGATTTGGCCGCTTTGACCCCGCGGCTGGAAAGCCGCATCCGGCGTATGCTTGACGCCGGGGCCGAGGATGAGGCGCACCGGGCCTGGGCCCGTTGTCCCGACCCCGACGCTCCGGGGTGGACAGGAATCGGCTGCGCCGAACTGCTGGCCATGATCCGCGGCCAGTTGTCCCGTGAAGAGGCCTGCCGGCTCTGGTTGCAGAACACCCGCGCCTATGCCAAGCGTCAGATGACGTGGTTCAGGAAGGAGTCCGAGGTCTTCTGGGTCCAGCCCGACGCCAGGCAATGGCCTTTGGAATTGGTCAGCGATTGGCTGCAATCGGCCCGGGGTTGA
- a CDS encoding pseudouridine synthase family protein has product MGNSEQIERIAVPEEWHGVRIDQGLRLLAPESGLRQRQQWCASGRVRQNGRTERKGGRLEAGATLELLPEPLPSKPQPASGVRVVSVVNALAAVFKPGNVHCEAQSHNPEPSVESVLPNLFPRQRPRLLNRLDYPTSGLVLVALSQGAFDQYQIWQDEGRVRKTYWAEIHGEWTGPELLKWRIETAKRKRVAVVFEPDPDPLRWTHVRALYRIAPGRTRVEVVIAKGRRHHIRAHLAAAGTPIQGDSLYGEDSPSAPLYLHHLRVHMPGFTAETPPPWSENSAAR; this is encoded by the coding sequence ATGGGCAATAGTGAGCAAATTGAGCGGATCGCAGTTCCCGAAGAATGGCACGGGGTCCGAATTGACCAGGGGTTGCGCCTGCTGGCGCCCGAAAGCGGCCTGCGCCAGCGGCAACAATGGTGCGCTTCCGGCCGTGTGCGTCAGAACGGAAGGACCGAACGCAAGGGCGGTCGTCTGGAGGCGGGAGCAACGTTGGAATTGCTCCCGGAGCCTCTTCCCTCGAAACCGCAGCCCGCGTCAGGGGTGCGCGTTGTTTCGGTGGTCAATGCCCTGGCTGCGGTCTTCAAACCCGGCAATGTCCATTGCGAAGCCCAGTCCCACAATCCTGAGCCAAGCGTGGAGTCTGTCCTGCCGAATCTGTTTCCCCGCCAACGCCCACGTCTGTTGAACCGTCTCGATTACCCCACCTCGGGGCTGGTGCTGGTGGCCTTGAGCCAGGGCGCGTTCGATCAGTACCAAATCTGGCAGGATGAAGGCCGGGTGCGCAAGACGTACTGGGCGGAAATCCACGGGGAGTGGACTGGCCCGGAACTGCTCAAATGGCGGATCGAGACCGCCAAACGCAAGAGGGTGGCTGTTGTCTTTGAACCTGACCCTGATCCGCTGCGGTGGACCCATGTCCGGGCCCTGTATCGCATCGCCCCAGGGCGCACCCGGGTAGAGGTGGTCATCGCCAAAGGGCGGCGCCACCATATCCGGGCCCATCTGGCAGCGGCAGGGACCCCGATCCAGGGCGATTCGCTGTATGGCGAGGACTCCCCGTCCGCTCCGCTTTACCTGCACCACCTCCGGGTCCATATGCCTGGATTTACCGCTGAAACTCCCCCGCCCTGGAGTGAAAACTCAGCAGCCCGCTGA
- a CDS encoding twin-arginine translocase TatA/TatE family subunit, which yields MIGGIGIPELLIILAIVLVIFGANKLPEIGSGMGRAIKNFKKATGEPEEIDVTSEKEQINSEQKTQDDDNKSDSANSSK from the coding sequence ATGATTGGCGGCATAGGAATTCCAGAACTGCTTATTATCCTGGCCATTGTCCTGGTGATTTTCGGTGCGAACAAGCTCCCGGAAATTGGCTCAGGCATGGGTCGGGCGATCAAAAATTTCAAAAAGGCCACTGGCGAGCCAGAAGAAATCGATGTCACTTCCGAAAAAGAACAAATCAATTCCGAACAAAAGACCCAAGACGACGACAACAAGAGCGATTCAGCCAATTCCTCAAAATAG
- the rsmD gene encoding 16S rRNA (guanine(966)-N(2))-methyltransferase RsmD: MRIISGIYKGRQIATTSGPGYRPATLKVREALFSMLEARGVTWPEARVLDLFAGSGSLAFEALSRGAATACVVEKNRRAAGSISKTARSLGLDRGQFQVVTGDVQRFLHRPVTTRYDVVFVDPPYGQGVLLPALETLTSSGWLAPEAFVVAEVEAQLNPGPNTPAGLVMEVDRLYGQTRICIWQAQ, encoded by the coding sequence ATGCGTATAATCAGCGGGATATATAAGGGGCGGCAGATCGCGACCACGTCGGGGCCCGGATATCGGCCGGCGACGCTCAAGGTCCGTGAAGCGCTGTTTTCCATGCTCGAAGCCCGCGGCGTGACCTGGCCGGAGGCCCGGGTACTGGATCTTTTTGCCGGTAGCGGCAGCCTCGCTTTTGAAGCATTGAGCCGCGGGGCGGCAACGGCCTGCGTGGTGGAGAAAAACCGGCGCGCTGCCGGCAGCATCAGCAAGACCGCCCGTTCTCTCGGCCTGGACCGGGGCCAGTTTCAGGTGGTCACCGGCGATGTCCAGCGTTTCCTGCACCGTCCGGTCACGACACGGTATGACGTCGTCTTTGTTGACCCCCCTTACGGTCAGGGGGTATTGCTCCCTGCGCTTGAAACATTGACCTCGAGCGGGTGGCTGGCCCCTGAGGCGTTTGTGGTTGCTGAGGTTGAGGCCCAGCTGAATCCCGGCCCAAACACCCCGGCCGGACTTGTGATGGAAGTGGATAGGTTGTACGGTCAAACAAGGATTTGCATATGGCAGGCACAATAG
- a CDS encoding MBL fold metallo-hydrolase RNA specificity domain-containing protein gives MKVRFLGAARTVTGSCYLLETEQYRFAVDCGLHQGNQEIDARNWDLSLYTPAELDFMLVTHAHIDHTGLLPRLVKLGFSGPVYATEPTCGLMEIMLQDSAHIQEMEAQWRNRKRLRHGGKQREPLYARQDAEAVFPLLRPQAYNEMFEPVPGLRVNFKDAGHILGSSFIEIWVDSEAQRTKLVFSGDLGRPNQLIVREPSIVETADYLFMESTYGDRNHKDEDTSREELAEAIGYSYGHGEKVIIPAFAVERTQEIIYTLYLLHKEGKLPPDMPVYVDSPLATKATEVFRRNPEFFDRTTRELLENGEDPFGLPQLTFTQSTEESKALNTLSGPAVVISASGMANAGRIKHHLRHNLWRRGASVVFVGFQAKGTTGRKIVDGAETVRIFGEEVAVSARVYTINGFSAHAGQQQILDWLGHFRTNGMQVFLVHGEYQAQQTLAELIEGQYGLRVAIPDYLEEITLHPGGESECDTSLQQRLPQVDWDWLIQQAQTQLDELHSRQTQLARHPMEEQWEIRDRLQEITSQLTKLISGLANT, from the coding sequence ATGAAAGTTCGATTTCTCGGGGCCGCCCGGACCGTGACCGGCTCGTGTTATCTTCTGGAAACAGAACAGTACCGTTTTGCGGTCGATTGCGGCCTGCACCAGGGCAATCAGGAGATCGACGCCCGAAACTGGGATTTGAGCCTCTACACCCCGGCTGAGCTGGATTTCATGCTCGTCACCCACGCCCATATCGACCACACCGGGCTCTTGCCGCGCCTGGTCAAATTGGGATTTTCGGGCCCGGTCTATGCTACGGAACCCACCTGCGGCTTGATGGAGATCATGCTCCAGGACAGCGCGCACATCCAGGAGATGGAGGCCCAATGGCGCAACAGAAAACGACTGCGTCACGGCGGGAAGCAGCGTGAGCCTCTGTATGCCCGGCAGGACGCCGAAGCCGTTTTTCCCCTTTTGCGGCCGCAAGCCTACAATGAAATGTTCGAGCCGGTGCCCGGTCTGCGCGTCAATTTCAAAGATGCCGGCCACATTCTCGGCTCCTCGTTTATCGAGATCTGGGTGGACAGCGAGGCGCAGCGGACCAAGCTGGTCTTTTCCGGGGATCTGGGACGCCCCAATCAATTGATTGTCCGTGAGCCGAGCATCGTCGAGACGGCCGACTATCTCTTTATGGAATCGACCTACGGGGATCGCAACCACAAGGATGAAGACACCAGTCGGGAGGAATTGGCAGAGGCGATCGGGTATAGCTACGGCCACGGGGAAAAGGTCATTATTCCAGCCTTTGCTGTCGAGCGGACCCAGGAGATCATCTATACCTTGTATCTGCTGCACAAGGAGGGCAAACTCCCGCCGGACATGCCGGTCTATGTGGACAGCCCCCTGGCGACGAAAGCGACCGAGGTCTTTCGGCGCAATCCGGAATTTTTCGACCGCACCACCCGTGAATTGCTTGAGAATGGCGAAGATCCCTTCGGATTGCCCCAATTGACTTTCACCCAATCCACCGAAGAGTCCAAGGCCCTGAACACTTTGAGCGGACCGGCCGTGGTCATTTCCGCCAGCGGGATGGCTAATGCCGGACGGATCAAACACCATCTGCGGCATAATCTCTGGCGCCGTGGAGCCAGTGTCGTCTTTGTCGGCTTTCAGGCCAAAGGGACCACGGGACGGAAGATCGTCGACGGGGCTGAAACGGTCCGTATTTTCGGGGAAGAGGTCGCTGTTAGTGCCCGGGTGTATACGATCAACGGTTTTTCCGCCCATGCCGGACAACAGCAGATTCTGGACTGGCTCGGTCATTTCCGGACCAACGGGATGCAGGTGTTTCTGGTGCACGGGGAATACCAGGCCCAGCAGACGTTGGCCGAATTGATCGAGGGGCAATACGGACTTCGGGTCGCGATTCCCGATTATCTGGAAGAAATCACCCTCCATCCTGGCGGGGAGAGTGAATGCGACACCTCCTTGCAGCAGCGCTTGCCCCAAGTCGATTGGGATTGGCTGATCCAGCAGGCCCAGACCCAACTCGACGAACTCCATTCCCGCCAAACGCAATTGGCCCGCCACCCGATGGAAGAGCAATGGGAAATCCGGGACCGGCTCCAGGAGATCACCAGCCAATTGACCAAGTTGATTTCCGGCCTGGCAAACACATAA
- a CDS encoding NFACT RNA binding domain-containing protein — MPRAKTHTYTLPDGWTVLAGKTDADNDLLSLKDAAANDWWFHVKGQPGSHVLLQAHESGEPDREILKAAAAIAAYHSKARNGGVVPVVYTQAKYVSKPKGAPPGTVSLKKEKILKVRPRLPDSSG, encoded by the coding sequence ATGCCCCGCGCCAAGACGCATACCTACACCCTTCCAGACGGCTGGACCGTGCTGGCGGGCAAGACCGACGCCGACAACGATCTGCTGAGCTTGAAAGATGCCGCTGCCAACGATTGGTGGTTCCACGTCAAAGGCCAGCCCGGCAGTCACGTCCTGCTCCAGGCGCACGAGAGCGGTGAGCCGGACCGGGAGATCCTCAAGGCTGCTGCAGCCATCGCCGCCTACCACAGCAAGGCCCGCAACGGGGGCGTCGTCCCGGTGGTGTACACACAAGCCAAATATGTCAGCAAGCCCAAGGGCGCTCCCCCCGGCACCGTGTCCCTCAAAAAGGAAAAAATTCTCAAGGTCCGGCCCAGGCTGCCTGACTCCAGTGGCTGA
- the coaD gene encoding pantetheine-phosphate adenylyltransferase, with protein MAGTIALYPGTFDPLTNGHVSLIRRGLKVFDTVIVSVAKDTSKVPLFTLEERVEMAQEVFAHERRVVVEPFEGLLVDYAESREATVILRGLRAISDFEYEFQMALMNRRLNRDIQTVFMMTDYTWLYISSTIIKESARLGGDVRGLLPEPCWDRLQNKLGLPLGR; from the coding sequence ATGGCAGGCACAATAGCCCTGTACCCCGGTACATTCGACCCCTTGACCAATGGGCACGTCAGTCTCATCCGGCGGGGGTTGAAGGTCTTCGATACCGTTATCGTCTCCGTGGCCAAAGATACGTCCAAGGTGCCTCTTTTTACCCTGGAGGAGCGCGTGGAAATGGCCCAGGAGGTCTTTGCCCACGAGCGCCGGGTCGTGGTGGAACCCTTTGAAGGGCTGCTTGTCGATTATGCCGAAAGCCGTGAGGCCACAGTCATTTTGCGCGGATTACGGGCCATCTCGGACTTTGAGTATGAATTTCAGATGGCGCTTATGAACAGACGATTGAACCGCGACATCCAGACCGTGTTCATGATGACCGACTACACCTGGCTGTATATCAGTTCGACGATCATCAAGGAAAGCGCCCGGCTCGGGGGAGATGTCAGGGGACTGCTTCCGGAACCGTGTTGGGACCGGCTGCAAAACAAGCTGGGCCTTCCCCTGGGGCGGTGA
- a CDS encoding Smr/MutS family protein, whose product MRFTSFEELARNMEKQGQKKDGAKNPKAAGTKPASPRSKQRPANQSPPTASKQKKGTGPARPQSGSRSPANTPAQEREPDEESRLFQQAMQGVRPLKANGRQVPAPTNVHNPPAPDQSEAEAKAYLRELVQGNVEFELEHTSEFIEGHVRGLDQRKVRKLKAGQYSFEAHLDLHGANTDGAKLELLEFVRSQYLLGRRCLLIIPGRGRNSPQGRGVLRDEVQAWLTQDPLKRVVLAFATALPRHGGAGALYVLLRKYKKSHGKILWQKYPLNSET is encoded by the coding sequence ATGCGATTTACATCATTTGAAGAACTTGCCCGGAACATGGAAAAGCAGGGCCAGAAAAAAGACGGGGCCAAAAATCCCAAAGCGGCCGGAACCAAACCGGCCAGTCCCCGCTCCAAGCAACGGCCTGCGAACCAATCCCCTCCCACTGCCTCGAAGCAGAAGAAGGGGACTGGCCCTGCACGCCCGCAGTCGGGCTCGCGCTCCCCTGCCAATACCCCGGCGCAGGAGCGGGAACCGGATGAGGAGTCGCGCCTTTTCCAGCAGGCCATGCAGGGAGTGCGCCCTTTGAAGGCCAATGGACGCCAGGTCCCGGCCCCCACAAACGTTCACAACCCTCCGGCTCCGGATCAGTCCGAAGCTGAGGCCAAGGCCTATCTCCGGGAACTGGTCCAAGGCAACGTCGAATTCGAACTGGAGCACACCTCGGAATTTATCGAGGGCCACGTCCGGGGGCTCGACCAGCGCAAAGTGCGCAAGCTCAAGGCCGGACAATACAGTTTTGAAGCCCACCTCGATTTGCACGGGGCGAACACGGACGGCGCTAAACTCGAACTGCTGGAATTCGTGCGCAGTCAATACCTCCTGGGGCGTCGCTGCCTGCTGATCATCCCGGGCCGGGGCCGCAATTCCCCCCAAGGCCGGGGGGTGCTGCGCGACGAAGTTCAGGCCTGGCTGACCCAGGACCCGCTCAAACGGGTTGTCCTGGCCTTTGCCACCGCTTTGCCCCGCCACGGAGGCGCCGGGGCCCTGTATGTCTTATTGCGAAAGTACAAAAAATCCCACGGCAAGATTTTGTGGCAAAAATACCCGCTCAATTCCGAAACCTGA
- a CDS encoding menaquinone biosynthetic enzyme MqnA/MqnD family protein has protein sequence MPTALRIGRIDYLNVQPFFAALEHQFSQTNEVAYHRGHPSELNAGLKEGTLDLAPSSSFEYLRNAEHYSLLPGASVSARGAVQSVLFVSPIPLEQIQGGQKVLLTTASASSVALLKILWHFAWELEPPQWGTVDPGQGIASGTPFLEIGDAALRLFCNPPAGWYVYDLAEAWHRFTGLPFVFAVWIVRSGLDPSHNAMLHQVARTIADVSAHWPGPLETLLEQTTRPNWLDAASLRAYWRNLVPCLGPEEQAGLLLFAKYATELGLLPGTPGLNWALTPDSPTA, from the coding sequence ATGCCAACCGCATTGCGCATTGGACGCATCGATTACCTCAACGTCCAACCTTTTTTTGCCGCGCTGGAACACCAATTCTCCCAGACGAACGAAGTCGCCTACCACCGGGGGCATCCTTCGGAACTCAACGCCGGACTGAAAGAAGGGACCCTGGACCTCGCGCCTTCCTCCAGTTTCGAGTACCTCCGAAATGCCGAGCACTACTCTCTGCTGCCTGGGGCGAGCGTCAGCGCCCGGGGCGCCGTGCAAAGCGTCCTTTTCGTCTCCCCGATTCCTCTTGAACAAATACAGGGCGGCCAGAAAGTGCTTCTGACCACGGCCTCGGCCTCTTCTGTGGCTTTGCTCAAAATTTTGTGGCATTTTGCCTGGGAATTGGAGCCTCCCCAATGGGGGACCGTCGATCCCGGCCAAGGCATTGCAAGTGGCACGCCCTTTCTGGAGATCGGGGACGCTGCTTTGCGCCTTTTTTGCAACCCACCTGCAGGATGGTACGTCTACGATCTCGCCGAGGCCTGGCACCGTTTCACAGGCCTGCCTTTTGTCTTTGCCGTCTGGATTGTCCGCAGCGGCCTGGACCCGAGCCACAATGCGATGTTGCACCAGGTCGCCCGAACCATTGCCGATGTGAGCGCACACTGGCCGGGGCCGCTTGAGACCCTGCTCGAACAGACCACCCGCCCCAATTGGCTCGACGCGGCAAGCTTGCGCGCCTATTGGCGCAACCTTGTCCCCTGCCTCGGCCCAGAGGAACAGGCTGGCCTGCTCCTTTTCGCCAAGTACGCCACCGAGCTGGGGCTGCTGCCCGGTACTCCAGGGCTCAACTGGGCCCTGACGCCGGACTCCCCCACCGCCTGA
- the ftsY gene encoding signal recognition particle-docking protein FtsY — MGFFSKISKIWRKNDQEAAPGVEEHALGQEHKPTPGPVEQGQMEQAPWQTELLQALQEAEPRLSVWLDHILAGISSASPELWQRLAFLLDNLEVPKDEAAAFIQDFRNWLDEMEYERVEEFRSELQYRLALALDLEDEEDERSRLFIKLSSGLTKTKEQLSKQVDQLLQLNKQFDDAFWEDLEEILIMSDVGFKATTTLLERLRDRVRQEGCNDSETFKTLFKEELAALFPQPAKRIKPQPPEVVLMIGVNGVGKTTTIAKLAHRAHMQGQKVMVAAGDTFRAAAIEQLEIWSKRVGAGFYAKAPFSDPASVAYEALDTAQAEGYDTLFVDTAGRLHTNVDLMEELRKIKRVLAKKHPGAPHRTILVLDATTGQNALSQTKLFAKDMDIDEIVLTKLDGTAKGGVVVAVSLEYGIPITFIGLGEKMEDLRPFSGTDFAQALLDL; from the coding sequence ATGGGGTTTTTCTCTAAGATATCAAAAATTTGGCGTAAAAATGACCAGGAAGCCGCCCCCGGAGTTGAAGAACATGCTCTCGGGCAGGAGCACAAACCAACACCGGGTCCCGTTGAGCAGGGGCAAATGGAACAAGCGCCCTGGCAGACCGAGCTGCTCCAGGCCCTGCAGGAAGCCGAACCCCGTCTCAGTGTCTGGCTCGACCACATTCTGGCCGGTATCAGCTCAGCCAGTCCCGAACTCTGGCAACGCCTGGCCTTCCTCCTGGACAATCTGGAAGTCCCCAAAGACGAAGCCGCGGCCTTCATCCAGGACTTTCGGAACTGGCTGGACGAGATGGAATACGAGCGGGTTGAGGAATTCCGCTCCGAACTCCAGTACCGTTTGGCTCTGGCGCTCGACTTGGAAGACGAAGAAGACGAGCGCAGCCGGCTGTTTATCAAGCTCTCCAGCGGATTGACCAAGACCAAAGAACAGTTGTCCAAACAGGTCGATCAACTTTTACAGCTCAACAAACAATTCGACGACGCCTTCTGGGAGGACCTCGAAGAGATCCTGATCATGTCCGATGTCGGCTTCAAAGCGACCACGACCCTGCTCGAACGCCTCCGGGACCGGGTCCGCCAGGAAGGATGCAACGACAGCGAGACCTTCAAGACCTTGTTCAAGGAAGAATTGGCCGCGTTGTTTCCCCAGCCCGCCAAGCGCATCAAACCACAGCCTCCGGAGGTCGTCTTGATGATCGGCGTCAACGGCGTGGGCAAGACGACGACCATCGCCAAACTGGCCCACCGCGCCCATATGCAGGGACAAAAGGTCATGGTCGCCGCCGGAGACACCTTTCGCGCCGCAGCCATCGAACAGCTCGAGATCTGGTCCAAACGGGTCGGAGCCGGTTTTTATGCCAAAGCCCCGTTTTCCGATCCGGCCTCCGTGGCTTACGAGGCCTTGGATACGGCCCAGGCCGAAGGCTATGACACCCTTTTTGTCGACACCGCCGGACGGTTGCACACCAATGTCGACCTCATGGAAGAGCTGCGCAAAATCAAGCGGGTCCTGGCCAAGAAACACCCCGGTGCCCCGCACCGCACCATTTTGGTCCTGGACGCCACCACCGGCCAGAACGCCCTGTCGCAGACCAAACTGTTCGCCAAGGACATGGACATCGACGAAATCGTGCTGACCAAGCTCGACGGCACTGCCAAAGGCGGCGTGGTGGTCGCCGTCTCCCTGGAATATGGAATCCCCATCACTTTTATCGGACTCGGCGAAAAAATGGAGGACCTGCGCCCCTTTTCCGGGACCGACTTCGCCCAGGCCCTTCTCGATCTCTAA
- a CDS encoding adenylate kinase: MNILIFGPNGSGKGTQGSLVKKKFDVAHIESGAIFREHISGGTDLGKQAKAYIDRGDLVPDEITIPMVLETLENKGQNGWLLDGFPRNIEQAKKLWEALQAKGMDLDYVIEILLPRQVAKNRIMGRRLCVNDNNHPNNVYIDAIKPDGDKCRVCGGELKSRADDQDEAAIDKRHDIYYDDQTGTLAAAYYFKDLANQGKTKYIELDGEGDIDSIKETLLAQLSE, from the coding sequence ATGAACATATTGATTTTCGGTCCGAACGGCAGTGGAAAGGGAACCCAAGGTTCACTGGTCAAAAAGAAATTTGACGTCGCACACATCGAATCCGGTGCGATCTTTCGCGAACACATCAGCGGTGGCACCGATCTCGGCAAACAGGCCAAAGCGTACATCGATCGCGGTGACCTGGTCCCTGATGAAATCACCATCCCCATGGTTCTGGAAACCCTGGAAAATAAGGGCCAAAACGGCTGGCTGCTTGACGGCTTTCCGCGGAACATCGAACAAGCCAAAAAGCTGTGGGAAGCCCTGCAAGCAAAAGGGATGGACCTGGACTACGTCATCGAGATCCTTCTGCCGCGCCAAGTGGCCAAGAACCGGATCATGGGCCGCCGCTTGTGCGTCAACGACAACAACCACCCCAACAACGTCTACATCGACGCCATCAAGCCCGACGGCGACAAGTGCCGGGTCTGCGGCGGTGAATTGAAGTCCCGCGCCGACGACCAGGATGAAGCGGCCATTGATAAGCGCCATGACATCTACTATGATGATCAGACAGGAACATTGGCTGCTGCCTATTATTTCAAAGACTTGGCCAATCAGGGCAAGACAAAGTACATTGAACTCGACGGCGAGGGCGATATCGATTCCATCAAGGAAACCTTGCTCGCCCAACTCTCCGAGTAA
- a CDS encoding GGDEF domain-containing response regulator, whose protein sequence is MPQSSAPPTILVVLSDEHQAREVEEHLRAWGYEVLRASGHMRALTLLDDAVVDLALVQAQRTDLEGKEFCRLVRNRIRQDFYPPLWLVFLGAEEERVRVAQEANEADDLLLSPFHWTELRWRVEHGLRHLRTLQQLRDGSRKDTGTGLFSQSGFRSLLREEVNRLARKQDWFSLLALHLSGLETVYRDLGAAWTKWFVVDWGRHLLTRLRDYDKLAEVTPERLCLLAPEVPPQGGVALCRRIRHDFEDYCRKNLPASGGGLHLICQGFSVHIDVPVDGQLQAAEEIMHWAVQPFPRNEDRWRQGRLHAEGFEWREEGR, encoded by the coding sequence ATGCCACAGTCATCTGCGCCCCCGACCATTCTGGTGGTCCTTTCGGATGAGCACCAGGCCCGCGAGGTGGAAGAGCATTTGCGTGCCTGGGGCTATGAGGTCCTGCGCGCCTCAGGGCATATGCGGGCCTTGACGCTTCTGGATGATGCCGTTGTTGATCTGGCGCTGGTCCAGGCGCAACGGACTGATCTGGAGGGCAAGGAATTCTGCCGCCTGGTGCGCAACCGGATCCGCCAGGACTTCTATCCGCCGTTGTGGCTGGTTTTTCTCGGCGCCGAAGAAGAACGGGTTCGCGTGGCTCAGGAAGCCAATGAGGCCGACGATTTATTGCTCAGTCCGTTTCATTGGACGGAATTGCGCTGGCGGGTGGAGCACGGTCTGCGCCATCTGCGTACCCTGCAACAGCTCCGTGACGGGAGCCGGAAAGATACGGGGACCGGGCTGTTCAGTCAATCCGGCTTTCGATCCCTGCTGCGTGAAGAGGTCAATCGACTGGCCCGGAAACAGGATTGGTTTTCGTTGCTCGCTTTGCATCTTTCCGGTTTGGAAACCGTCTACCGCGACCTGGGAGCGGCCTGGACCAAATGGTTCGTCGTGGATTGGGGCCGCCATCTGCTGACGCGACTGCGGGACTATGACAAGCTGGCCGAGGTGACACCGGAGCGGCTGTGCCTTCTGGCCCCAGAAGTGCCGCCCCAGGGAGGGGTGGCTTTGTGTCGGCGCATCCGGCACGACTTCGAGGACTATTGCCGCAAGAACCTCCCGGCTTCAGGTGGCGGCTTGCACCTTATTTGTCAGGGATTTTCAGTGCATATCGATGTGCCTGTGGACGGCCAACTCCAGGCCGCAGAGGAAATCATGCACTGGGCCGTCCAACCCTTTCCGCGTAACGAGGACAGGTGGCGTCAGGGCCGCCTGCACGCCGAGGGATTCGAATGGAGGGAAGAGGGGAGATGA
- the rpsT gene encoding 30S ribosomal protein S20, giving the protein MANHRSALKRHKQSLIRRDRNRAVKTRVKNALKTVYSAVENGDKGQAEEALKQASSVLDRAATKRVIHWRNASRHISRLTKKVNALG; this is encoded by the coding sequence GTGGCTAACCATCGTTCAGCTCTTAAGCGGCATAAACAGAGCCTGATCCGGCGTGACAGAAACCGGGCCGTGAAGACCCGTGTCAAGAACGCATTGAAGACCGTGTATTCCGCTGTGGAAAACGGGGACAAAGGTCAGGCGGAAGAGGCCTTGAAGCAGGCGTCTTCGGTGTTGGACCGCGCTGCCACCAAGCGGGTCATCCATTGGCGTAATGCGTCCCGCCATATATCCCGGTTGACGAAAAAGGTGAACGCCCTCGGCTAG